From a single Eleginops maclovinus isolate JMC-PN-2008 ecotype Puerto Natales chromosome 2, JC_Emac_rtc_rv5, whole genome shotgun sequence genomic region:
- the LOC134859856 gene encoding zinc finger protein 862-like, whose product MLRQWCGLTPNQPPEKKKKMDLKEVNKAYDATKRKRSVVPAWKAEFPWLIVDESETLFCLPCQTVYGPHAETQQQRDIFRKRSQGSFVKGCQNLKHDTLVCHQRSDGHKEAQEKYEARNKKKGESIAEKTIETLNTKVFQKLKILFINAHALAMHCRPVSDFKWMCEMDEKKGLDLGSTYRNEKSCKEFLVAIAEITRLAIEDKVKSAKFITIMSDGSTDVSATEQEIVYLHFAVDGKTHCNFLGLVQCDKPDANGIYDAIMQAVKLPGIPKEEMMKKIVGFAGDGAAVNTGKKAGVIALMRERISGDILMVQCMAHRVELAFKEAMKQASLFIKVYVLLDALYKLYRIPKQAAGLKAAFSTTNISKIWPVRVGGTRWVSHTHTALQNMLRGYRAIVLHLSQVATTRTASGMQAKAKGLLKTLRSKDAMTFAHFLSDILAVLSKLSKTLQQREVCTYHVHEALKATMTSINKFKDRAGPEQRKLQQGDCNSFEGQTLTGVDYSSGQIEKVVEALVGSLARRFSDMGGEVLKATKIADMQSWPQEHEDDFGDDFIGVIIDHYREHFDNVGVDVSAIEAEWTSLKQALYENQGNKIHSMSWPSVFELYKSTFPNILHVIDLVLSLPAATSECERGFSQMKITKSQYRNRLKATTMTMLMTIQLHSEPTKDFDPSSAIHQWNQNHNRRPNFMEGRKKGRMAALEGAKQVQEEIDGVDGVDGAQMVAEAAGGAVVEAETKEINSDDSDWFKDMEDNVDSDDGEMEDRGLVGEDEE is encoded by the exons aTGCTCCGTCAGTGGTGTGGTCTCACGCCTAACCAAccacctgaaaagaaaaagaaaatggatttaaaggaaGTGAATAAGGCATACGATGCCACTAAAAGGAAACGAAGTGTAGTGCCTGCATGGAAAGCAGAATTTCCTTGGTTGATTGTGGACGAAAGTGAAACTTTATTCTGCCTGCCATGTCAAACTGTATACGGCCCCCATGCTGAAACCCAACAACAGAGGGATATCTTCAGAAAGCGAAGTCAAGGTTCCTTTGTCAAAGGGTGTCAAAACCTGAAGCATGACACTTTAGTCTGTCACCAACGATCTGACGGCCACAAGGAAGCCCAGGAGAAGTATGAGGCCAGGAATAAGAAGAAAGGTGAGAGCATAGCCGAGAAGACCATTGAGACTTTGAATACTAAAGTATTTCAGAAGCTCAAGATACTCTTCATAAATGCCCACGCCCTTGCCATGCACTGCAGACCAGTTTCTGATTTCAAATGGATGTGTGAGATGGATGAGAAGAAGGGCCTGGATCTCGGCAGCacctacagaaatgaaaagagctgtaaggagtttttggttgctatagcCGAAATCACCCGTCTAGCAATTGAAGACAAGGTAAAGAGTGCTAAGTTTATCACAATAATGTCCGACGGATCAACAGATGTCTCTGCCACTGAACAAGAGATTGTTTACTTGCACTTTGCAGTGGATGGCAAGACTCACTGCAATTTCCTTGGACTTGTACAGTGTGACAAACCAGATGCCAATGGCATCTATGATGCTATAATGCAAGCTGTAAAGCTCCCGGGGATCCcaaaggaagaaatgatgaagaagattgTGGGATTTGCTGGCGATGGGGCGGCTGTCAACACCGGGAAAAAGGCTGGGGTGATCGCTCTCATGCGGGAAAGAATCAGTGGAGACATACTGATGGTGCAGTGCATGGCCCATAGGGTGGAATTGGCCTTCAAAGAAGCCATGAAACAAGCCTCTTTGTTCATCAAAGTCTATGTCCTCCTGGATGCTCTGTACAAGCTTTACAGGATCCCTAAACAGGCCGCTggtttgaaggcagctttcagTACCACCAACATCTCCAAGATCTGGCCTGTCCGAGTTGGAGGAACACGCTGGGTTAGCCATACCCACACAGCACTGCAAAACATGTTGCGTGGTTACCGTGCAATTGTTCTTCATCTCAGTCAA gTTGCCACCACCAGGACAGCTAGTGGTATGCAAGCAAAGGCAAAAGGTCTCCTGAAAACGCTGCGCTCCAAAGATGCCATGACTTTTGCCCACTTCCTAAGTGACATTCTGGCCGTTCTCTCCAAACTGTCGAagacgctgcagcagagagaagtttgtACCTATCATGTACATGAAGCACTGAAGGCCACAATGACCAGCATCAACAAATTCAAGGACCG GGCAGGACCTGAGCAGCGGAAACTCCAGCAGGGAGACTGTAACTCCTTTGAAGGTCAGACCCTAACAGGGGTAGACTACTCTTCAGGCCAGATTGAGAAGGTCGTTGAGGCATTGGTTGGTTCACTAGCCCGGAGATTCAGTGACATGGGAGGTGAAGTCCTCAAAGCTACAAAAATAGCGGACATGCAGTCATGGCCTCAGGAGCATGAAGATGATTTTGGGGATGACTTCATTGGAGTGATTATCGACCACTACAGGGAGCACTTCGACAATGTTGGAGTAGATGTAAGTGCAATCGAAGCAGAGTGGACTTCCCTCAAACAAGCATTGTACGAAAACCAGGGGAACAAGATTCACTCCATGTCCTGGCCATCTGTGTTTGAGCTTTACAAGAGCACGTTTCCAAATATCCTGCATGTAATTGATCTGGTCTTATCACTCCCTGCCGCCACctctgagtgtgagagaggattCTCTCAAATGAAGATTACCAAGTCCCAGTACAGGAATAGACTGAAGGCTACCACCATGACAATGCTCATGACAATTCAGCTGCACTCAGAACCTACAAAGGATTTTGATCCATCATCTGCCATTCACCAGTGGAATCAAAACCACAATCGCAGACCCAACTTcatggagggaagaaagaaaggcagaatggCAGCTTTGGAGGGAGCCAAACAAGTGCAGGAAGAGATTGATGGAGTTGACGGAGTGGATGGTGCTCAAATGGTTGCTGAAGCTGCTGGGGGTGCAGTAGTTGAAGCTGAAACCAAGGAGATAAACTCTGATGACTCAGACTGGTTTAAAGACATGGAGGATAATGTAGATTCTGACGATGGTGAGATGGAAGATAGAGGTCTTGTTGGTGAGGATGAGGAATGA